The proteins below are encoded in one region of Borrelia hispanica CRI:
- a CDS encoding BMP family lipoprotein: MPWLIKIVLLCFILSCSDSQDKVSFSNTVSVIVDGTFDDRGFNENSSKAMTQIQEEFKVNMIQKESKASDYLSDIGSLEESGSDLIWGVGFKFSDVFLRKSLENANVNYGIIEGSYLEDVKLPQNLVNINFRSEEGAFLVGYLAAKISKTGKIGFLGGIEGVVLNAFRYGYEAGAKYANKDIELISQYIGTFSDLSLGRSIASKMYSSGVDIIFAAAGLSGLGAIEVSKELGDGHYIIGVDQNQSYLAPDNVLVSYVKRIDIVIFDLTKSYLKFDNWRGGNLEFGLKDGALDLIFNETIDLDLIRNPGFLLEIKEKIINNEITVPKDEKSYNYFISNHLHTR, translated from the coding sequence ATGCCATGGTTAATAAAGATTGTTTTGCTTTGCTTCATCTTAAGTTGTTCAGATTCACAAGATAAGGTTTCATTTTCTAACACTGTTTCTGTCATTGTTGATGGTACTTTTGATGATAGAGGATTTAATGAAAATTCTTCCAAGGCAATGACTCAGATTCAAGAAGAATTTAAGGTGAATATGATTCAAAAGGAATCTAAAGCTTCTGATTATTTGTCTGATATTGGAAGTTTAGAAGAGAGTGGTTCTGATTTGATCTGGGGAGTTGGTTTTAAGTTTTCAGATGTATTTTTACGTAAATCTCTTGAGAATGCTAATGTAAATTATGGCATTATTGAGGGTTCTTACTTGGAAGATGTCAAATTGCCACAAAATTTAGTAAATATAAATTTTAGATCGGAAGAAGGAGCATTTTTGGTTGGATACCTTGCGGCTAAAATATCTAAGACAGGTAAAATTGGATTTTTAGGTGGAATAGAGGGTGTTGTTCTTAATGCATTTAGGTATGGATATGAAGCTGGTGCTAAGTACGCAAATAAAGATATTGAGTTAATTTCTCAATATATAGGAACATTCTCTGATCTATCTCTTGGACGTTCAATTGCAAGTAAAATGTATTCGTCTGGAGTTGATATTATATTTGCAGCAGCAGGTCTCTCAGGACTTGGTGCTATTGAGGTTTCAAAAGAACTTGGAGATGGGCATTATATTATTGGTGTTGACCAAAATCAGTCTTATCTTGCTCCTGATAATGTGCTTGTGTCTTACGTTAAGCGCATTGATATAGTTATTTTCGATTTGACAAAATCTTATTTAAAGTTTGATAATTGGCGTGGAGGTAATTTGGAGTTTGGACTTAAGGATGGCGCACTTGATTTGATTTTTAATGAAACAATAGATTTAGATTTAATTAGGAACCCAGGTTTTCTCTTAGAGATTAAAGAAAAAATAATTAATAATGAGATTACAGTTCCTAAAGATGAAAAATCTTATAATTATTTTATTAGTAACCATTTACATACAAGATGA
- a CDS encoding BMP family ABC transporter substrate-binding protein, with the protein MINLLLVLCLLYFSCFTSEVDDEPVKVGVLVDGFFDDESFNKSALNGIKKVEQEFGLEVAIKESSPNSYLSDLNSLKADGSNFIWLIGYRFSDVALKIALKNPEIKYVVIDFIYDSDLSIPKNLSAITFRVEEVAFLVGYIAASISKTGKIGFLGGMNDDFINIFRYGYEAGAIYANQNINIDNRYVGSFVNSERGEILANEMYAGGIDIIYHASGLSGLGVIEAAKKFGDEYYVIGVDQDQSHLLPEHIITSSIKDIGRILSIVISNYLKTRAFEGGQLLNYGLKEGLLYFVKNPKKISFNLEKELDDISSKIINGKIIVPNNKDAYNRFLRIFF; encoded by the coding sequence GTGATTAATTTATTGTTAGTTTTATGTTTGTTGTATTTTTCGTGTTTTACTTCTGAAGTTGATGATGAGCCTGTTAAAGTTGGTGTTTTGGTAGATGGATTTTTTGATGATGAGTCTTTTAATAAGAGTGCTTTGAATGGTATTAAAAAGGTAGAGCAAGAATTTGGATTAGAAGTAGCTATAAAGGAATCTAGTCCAAATTCTTATTTGTCTGATTTAAATTCATTGAAAGCAGATGGTTCTAATTTTATTTGGTTGATTGGGTATAGGTTTAGTGATGTGGCTCTTAAAATTGCTTTGAAAAATCCAGAAATCAAATATGTAGTTATTGATTTTATATATGATTCTGACTTAAGCATTCCTAAAAATTTGTCAGCCATAACTTTTAGAGTAGAGGAAGTAGCATTTTTAGTAGGTTATATTGCTGCTAGTATTTCCAAAACAGGTAAGATTGGGTTTTTAGGCGGAATGAATGATGACTTTATCAACATATTTAGGTATGGATATGAAGCTGGTGCTATTTATGCTAATCAAAATATTAATATTGATAATAGATATGTTGGAAGTTTTGTTAATTCTGAGAGGGGAGAGATATTGGCAAATGAGATGTATGCGGGTGGTATAGACATTATTTATCATGCTTCAGGTTTATCTGGACTTGGAGTTATTGAGGCTGCAAAAAAATTTGGGGATGAATATTATGTTATTGGTGTTGATCAAGATCAGTCTCATCTATTACCTGAACATATTATTACATCTTCAATTAAGGATATTGGAAGAATCTTAAGTATTGTTATTTCTAATTATTTGAAAACAAGAGCTTTTGAAGGAGGTCAATTATTAAATTATGGGTTAAAAGAGGGTTTGCTATATTTTGTTAAAAATCCTAAAAAAATTTCTTTTAATCTTGAAAAGGAATTAGATGATATTTCTTCAAAGATAATTAATGGTAAAATTATTGTTCCAAATAATAAGGATGCTTATAATAGGTTTCTTAGAATATTTTTTTAA
- a CDS encoding BMP family ABC transporter substrate-binding protein: MNKFMVLICVIFIFLGCSRKASILGTSGKALISLIVDGTFDDKSFGEDAWRGAKVLEDEFGVEIVGRASTSSAYAGDLESFKDKGSDIIWGVGFRLQESIEHAALLNRDISYGSVDVIYEDDTTIPDNLLGLSFKVEEASFLAGYLAAKMSKTGKIGFLGGMEGMVINAFRYGYEAGAKYANKDVELISQYVGSFVDLSLARTIALKMYKDDVDIIFVAAGLAGLGAIEVSKELGNGYYIIGVDQDQSYLAPGNVLTSVIKNVGNSIYEITKDYLNTNSFNGGKLLKLGLKDKAVSIVKNGFKITDELKSEIQIIENKIINSDIIVPNNFDKYNNFLNIHIY; encoded by the coding sequence ATGAATAAATTTATGGTATTGATTTGTGTGATATTCATTTTCTTAGGATGCAGTAGAAAGGCATCTATTTTGGGAACTTCAGGGAAGGCATTAATTTCTTTGATAGTTGATGGTACTTTTGATGATAAATCATTTGGTGAGGATGCTTGGAGAGGTGCTAAAGTTTTAGAAGATGAATTTGGAGTTGAAATTGTTGGAAGAGCTTCAACAAGTAGTGCTTATGCTGGTGATTTAGAGAGCTTTAAAGATAAAGGTTCTGACATTATTTGGGGAGTTGGTTTTAGACTTCAAGAGTCTATTGAACATGCTGCTTTATTGAATAGGGATATTAGTTATGGATCTGTTGATGTTATTTATGAAGATGATACTACTATTCCTGATAATTTGCTTGGCCTTTCCTTTAAAGTTGAAGAGGCTTCATTTTTAGCTGGGTATCTTGCGGCTAAAATGTCTAAGACAGGTAAAATTGGATTTTTAGGTGGAATGGAGGGCATGGTTATTAATGCATTTAGATATGGATATGAAGCTGGTGCTAAATATGCAAATAAAGATGTTGAATTAATTTCTCAATATGTGGGATCTTTTGTAGATTTGTCTTTAGCAAGGACTATTGCTTTAAAAATGTACAAAGATGATGTTGATATCATATTTGTGGCAGCAGGGCTTGCAGGACTTGGTGCTATTGAGGTTTCAAAAGAACTTGGAAATGGGTATTATATTATTGGCGTAGATCAAGATCAGTCTTATCTTGCTCCTGGTAATGTATTGACGTCAGTTATTAAGAATGTTGGGAATTCGATTTATGAAATAACAAAGGATTATTTAAATACGAATAGTTTTAATGGTGGTAAGTTACTAAAATTGGGCCTTAAAGATAAGGCTGTTAGTATTGTTAAAAATGGTTTTAAAATTACAGATGAACTTAAATCTGAAATTCAAATTATAGAGAATAAGATAATTAATAGCGATATTATAGTTCCAAATAATTTTGATAAATATAATAATTTTTTAAATATTCATATTTATTAA
- a CDS encoding BMP family ABC transporter substrate-binding protein, which produces MSKSLSFVLLFVLLFISCFLSKKNFDKNIDGQLVIGIVASGSFDDEGYFQNSLDGVVDVKNEFGTQIIPKVITPYPSKEKMFMSASELLAEDVYEIQKKGANFVWFIGASFSDSVIRFANENLNVLYGIIDPLRYENILIPQNFLAINFRAEEGAFLAGYLASKMSKSNRIGFVTGVNMDYIERFMIGFRAGAFYANPRTRVIVKRMLDEVDQVAGKLFAEHMYVEDGVDIILPVMGPASLGMFKAAKELGVGHYIIGVNKDQSYLAPGHVITSIIKDVGKAIHDYSLNLIKNHKFSGGQVVDLGLEDNVLDIVKDPDIIDSGLIDILMEIQTKIIKKELIVPSTEHEFDLFKARL; this is translated from the coding sequence ATGTCTAAAAGTTTATCTTTTGTTTTGCTTTTTGTTTTACTGTTTATATCTTGTTTTTTGTCAAAAAAGAATTTTGATAAAAATATTGATGGTCAGCTTGTTATTGGAATTGTGGCTTCGGGTAGTTTTGATGATGAGGGTTATTTTCAAAATTCTCTTGATGGTGTTGTTGATGTAAAAAATGAATTTGGAACTCAGATTATTCCAAAAGTTATAACACCTTATCCTTCTAAAGAAAAAATGTTTATGTCTGCTAGTGAATTGTTAGCGGAAGATGTTTACGAAATACAAAAAAAGGGGGCTAATTTTGTTTGGTTTATTGGTGCTTCTTTTTCAGATTCTGTTATAAGATTTGCTAATGAGAATTTAAATGTTTTGTATGGAATTATCGATCCTTTGCGTTATGAAAATATTTTAATTCCTCAAAATTTTTTAGCTATTAATTTTAGAGCAGAGGAAGGTGCATTTTTAGCTGGATATTTAGCTTCTAAGATGAGTAAAAGTAATAGAATTGGATTTGTGACAGGTGTTAATATGGATTATATTGAGAGATTTATGATTGGATTTAGAGCAGGAGCATTTTATGCAAATCCTAGAACAAGAGTAATTGTAAAGAGGATGTTGGATGAAGTTGATCAAGTTGCTGGTAAATTGTTTGCTGAACATATGTATGTTGAGGATGGTGTTGACATTATTCTTCCTGTCATGGGGCCTGCTTCACTTGGTATGTTTAAAGCTGCCAAAGAACTTGGAGTTGGACATTATATTATTGGAGTTAATAAAGATCAATCATATCTTGCACCTGGTCATGTTATTACTTCTATAATAAAGGATGTTGGGAAAGCAATACATGATTATTCATTAAATTTGATAAAAAATCATAAATTTTCTGGTGGTCAAGTTGTTGATTTAGGACTTGAAGACAATGTTTTAGATATTGTTAAAGATCCTGATATTATTGATAGTGGGCTTATTGATATTCTTATGGAAATTCAAACTAAGATAATTAAAAAGGAATTAATTGTTCCTTCTACTGAACATGAATTTGATTTATTTAAGGCAAGGTTATAG